Part of the Tetragenococcus koreensis genome, TGGACTGACTTGAAACGGCAGGATGGTTGTATGCTTTAGGCTTTTTCTCAGGTATACTAAGATTAGTAGTGTAATATCACGCTGGTGGCATTGCATTACTATTTTTATAAAAACATTCAGTGAAGCGTTTTCTTTTTCGATCATTTATTCTATAATAGACGTAATTAAATAAGTAAGGAGCGAAGTAAATGGAAGAAATGAATAGCCCAGAATCGAGGCTAAACGCTGAATATAAAGCAAACAAGGACATAAAAACGCTAGGATACAAACCTAATTTAATGAGTCTTGCTGGTTTTATAAACCGAGCGATGAATGAGCCCGTGGATTTGGACCAACTTTATACAGAAATTAGTATTGGAACTAGTGTCAATTTTAAAGAAGAAATTTATGCCATTATACCTTATGAACGAGAAAGTGCTCATACCTTTATTGTCTATCGCGATACGGCAAAATTAGTTGAATTAGGGACGGATGCTATCGCTAAAAAATTTTTGTGTCATTATTGGAAAATGGATTTTGCTGGATATAAACAAACGGTCGAGAATTTCTTGGGTTATAACGCAAAAAATATTCCATTAGCTTGTGAAGAATTTAGTTTAATGCCTTTTAGCATTTCGAGAGATCCGGACATAGATATATGGTTCAATCCAGGTCGTATATGGGATACAAACCTAATTTCAGGTAAAGAAAAAACGATTATTACATTGTGCAATGGTTTTAGTTTCTATTTAGATCGCAAAGGGAAATCCATCTATGAACAAATGTATCGGGCTTTCATCGTGCATGGGATTTTAAGACGGTATAGAGGTGTTGCGCCGGCAGAACCGACAATGGGATTGTTAGAATATCTCGACATTTCTTCCTCTTCTGTGACACGCAAGGTAACCAAGGGGTTAGAATTCCGGCATATCCCAGGTTATGAGAAAGATTTTTGCGAAATCTTTTTAAAGCTACATGATCAATTTGTTAAATTGGGTGAAAAGCAACGAATCTTGTCTAGTCTTAATATCTCGGAATAGTAAAACACTTATTTAACGCTATTATTTATAACTTGACTTTACCTACAAAGGCTAAAGTCGAGTTTTTTTCAGTGTTTTTCTTTAAAAATAATTTTCTTAAGCGCGTTCGATGGCA contains:
- a CDS encoding competence protein ComK, whose translation is MEEMNSPESRLNAEYKANKDIKTLGYKPNLMSLAGFINRAMNEPVDLDQLYTEISIGTSVNFKEEIYAIIPYERESAHTFIVYRDTAKLVELGTDAIAKKFLCHYWKMDFAGYKQTVENFLGYNAKNIPLACEEFSLMPFSISRDPDIDIWFNPGRIWDTNLISGKEKTIITLCNGFSFYLDRKGKSIYEQMYRAFIVHGILRRYRGVAPAEPTMGLLEYLDISSSSVTRKVTKGLEFRHIPGYEKDFCEIFLKLHDQFVKLGEKQRILSSLNISE